A window from Polynucleobacter sp. MWH-UH25E encodes these proteins:
- the mnmE gene encoding tRNA uridine-5-carboxymethylaminomethyl(34) synthesis GTPase MnmE, with translation MVTRKIPIIAIATAPGKAGVGVIRISGQNLTGLIQALFQKNLQPRQATLLALRDKLGQLIDQVLAIYFVAPASFTGEDILELQCHGGPHLLELVMQRCLELGKDIGLEIAEPGEFSLRAYLNNKIDLAQAEAIADLIDAQSEAAVRGAARSLQGNFSDDVNALVEEITQLRILVESTLDFPEEEIEFLENAHARERLSAVKTKLQILQNGAKQGKILRDGIQLVLVGAPNVGKSSLLNTLAGEEVAIVTAIAGTTRDRIKESIQIEGVPMHVIDTAGLRQTSDEVEAKGIERTWEAIHSADLVIFLSAPNVDSEDDGLKKRVLGAIPPKCAILEVVNKADLLELGATSALNNVIAISAKTGQGVDALKQEILKRVGWGGTQEGVIVSRRRHLDCIERASEHIARSEQFAANGNNSLELLAEELALAQNHLGQITGKLLPDDLLGKIFSQFCIGK, from the coding sequence ATGGTGACGCGTAAGATTCCCATCATTGCTATTGCTACTGCCCCAGGCAAGGCTGGGGTCGGTGTAATCCGCATCAGCGGACAAAATTTAACAGGGCTTATTCAAGCCTTGTTTCAAAAAAATCTTCAACCAAGACAAGCAACATTACTGGCTTTGCGAGACAAGCTTGGCCAGCTTATTGATCAGGTGCTTGCGATCTATTTTGTTGCCCCCGCTTCCTTTACGGGCGAAGACATTCTTGAGCTGCAGTGTCATGGCGGACCACATTTGCTTGAGTTGGTTATGCAGCGATGTCTTGAGCTTGGGAAAGATATCGGCTTAGAGATTGCTGAGCCCGGCGAGTTTAGTCTGCGGGCTTATCTAAATAATAAGATTGATTTAGCTCAGGCCGAGGCAATAGCAGATTTGATTGATGCTCAAAGCGAGGCTGCTGTTCGAGGCGCGGCAAGATCTTTGCAGGGAAATTTTTCGGATGATGTGAATGCCCTTGTAGAAGAAATCACGCAGTTACGAATTTTGGTTGAGTCCACGCTGGACTTTCCCGAAGAAGAAATTGAGTTTTTAGAAAACGCCCATGCACGCGAGCGTTTGAGTGCTGTAAAAACAAAATTGCAAATACTTCAAAATGGAGCCAAGCAAGGCAAAATTTTGCGGGACGGCATACAACTGGTTTTGGTTGGTGCGCCAAACGTTGGCAAAAGTTCTTTGCTAAATACATTGGCTGGCGAAGAGGTAGCGATCGTGACCGCCATCGCGGGGACTACCCGAGATCGGATTAAGGAAAGCATTCAAATTGAAGGCGTGCCCATGCACGTTATTGATACCGCAGGATTAAGACAGACCTCAGACGAGGTCGAGGCCAAAGGAATAGAACGAACCTGGGAGGCCATTCATTCTGCGGATCTAGTTATTTTCTTAAGCGCCCCTAATGTGGATTCGGAGGATGATGGTCTGAAAAAACGAGTTTTAGGGGCCATTCCGCCAAAGTGCGCAATTTTGGAGGTGGTAAATAAAGCCGACCTTCTGGAGCTTGGTGCGACATCTGCTTTGAACAATGTAATTGCTATTTCAGCTAAAACCGGCCAAGGGGTCGATGCCTTAAAACAGGAAATTCTAAAAAGGGTTGGTTGGGGCGGCACTCAAGAGGGCGTTATTGTCAGCCGCAGGCGTCATCTGGACTGTATTGAAAGGGCATCAGAACATATTGCAAGATCGGAGCAGTTCGCAGCAAATGGCAACAATTCGCTGGAATTGCTTGCAGAAGAGCTCGCTTTAGCCCAAAACCACCTTGGCCAAATCACTGGAAAGCTTCTTCCAGACGACCTTTTGGGCAAGATTTTTAGTCAATTTTGCATAGGCAAATAA